CCGTCGGTCACCTTGGCGCCGATCAGGCGATCGCCCTCCTCCATCGTGATCGCCACGATGCCGACGCGCCGCGGGTTCCCGAACGCCGAAAGCGGCGTCTTCTTGATCGTGCCGAGCCGCGTCGCAAGCACGAGGAACCGATCGTCGCGGAACTCGCGCACAGGAACGACCGCCGTGATCTTCTCCCCCTCGCGGAGGCGCACGAGGTTCACGATCGCCTTTCCCCGCGCGGTGCGGGCCGCTTGCGGCACCTGGTGCGCCTTGAGCCAATAGCAGCGCCCCTGGTCGGAGAAGCAGAGAAGGTAGGAGTGCGTCGAGGCGATGAAAAGCTGCTCGACGAAGTCGTCCTCCTTCACCGCCGCCCCCGCCACGCCCCGTCCGCCGCGGTGCTGCTTCCGGTACGTTCCCACGGGCAGGCGTTTGCTGTAGCCCGCGTGCGAGATCGTGATGACCATGTCCTCGTCCGCGATGAGGTCCTCGCTGTCGAAGGAAACGATGTCGTCGATGATGTCGGTCCGCCGCTCGTCCCCGAAACGCTCGCGCATCTCGAGGATCTCCTGCTTCAGTATCTCGCGGATGCGCGCCTCGCTCGCGAGAATTCCCTTCAGATTCTCGATCGTCTTGATGAGCTCGAGGTATTCCTCCTCGATCTTGCGCCGCTCCAGACCGGTCAGGCGCTGGAGGCGCATATCGAGGATCGCCTGCGCCTGTTTCTCGCTTAGGGAAAACCGCTCCATCAACCCGGATCGGGCCGTGTCCGGATCCGGCGAGGAACGAATCAGCTCGATGATCGCGTCGATGTGGTCGATCGCGACGCGAAGCCCTTCGAGGATGTGGGCGCGCGCCTCCGCTTTCGCGAGATCGAAGACCGTCCGCCGCCGCACGATCTCGTGCCGGTGCTTGATGAACTCGTCGAGGAGTTCGCGAAGCGTGAGCACGCGGGGCTTCTTTCCGACGAGCGCGAGAAGCGAGATGCCGAACGTGTCCTGCATCTGGCTTCTCTGAAAGAGCTGGTTCAGGATCACGCGGGTCGGCGCGTCCTTCTTCAGCTCGATCACGATGCGCATCCCCTTCCGGTCCGACTCGTCGCGGATATCCGCGATCCCCTCGACGCTCTCCTCGCGCACGAGGCTCGCGATCTTCTCGATCAACGCCGATTTGTTTACCTGATAAGGAATCTCGGTGATGACGATGCGCTCGCGGTCTTTCTTGTCCGTCTCGACGAACGTGCGGGCGCGCACCGTGACGCGCCCCTGTCCGCTGAGATACGCGCTCCGGATCCCCTCGACGCCGTGAATGATCCCGCCGGTCGGGAAGTCGGGGCCCTTCACGTAGTCGAGTAGCGCGACGTCCGGAAGATCCGGATCCTCGATGAGCGCGACGAGCGCGTCCGCCGTCTCGCGAAGATTGTGCGGCGGGATGCTCGTCGCCATGCCGACGGCGATCCCCGAGCACCCGTTCACGAGGAGGTTCGGGAACTTGCCCGGAAGAACGACCGGCTCGTCCTTCGTCTCGTCGTAGTTCGGGACGAAGTCGACCGTGTCTTTCTCGAGATCCTCCAGTAGAAAGACGGCGGGCGCGGTCATCCGGGCCTCGGTGTAGCGCATCGCCGCCGGCGGATCGCCGTCGATCGAACCGAAGTTCCCCTGCCCGTCGACGAGCGGATAGCGCATGTTGAACGGCTGCGCGAGGCGGACGAGGGTCGGATAGATCACCTGCTCGCCGTGCGGGTGGTAGTTTCCCGACGTGTCGCCCGCGATCTTCGCGCACTTCCGGTGCTGGCTTCCCGGCCCGAGATTGAGATCGTTCATGGCGACGAGAATCCGCCGCTGCGACGGCTTCAGTCCATCCCTCACGTCCGGGAGCGCGCGCTGAATGATCACGCTCATCGCGTACGTGAGGTACGACTCCTTCATCTCTTTCGCGAGACGAACCGGAAGCACCGTTTCCTGAGACATACTTCTTTCCGCCTAAATATCTAGGTTCGCCACGGACGCCGCGTTCTCCTCGATGAACGCGCGCCGCGGCTCCACTTCCTCGCCCATGAGAACCGTGAAGATGTGATCCGCCTCGGCCGCGTCCTCGAGCGTCACGCGGAGCAAGGTGCGGTTCTCGGGGTTCATCGTGGTCGACCAGAGCTGCTCGGGGTTCATCTCGCCGAGGCCCTTGTAGCGCTGCACGGCCGCCCCTTTTCTCCCCTCGAGCCCCGCAAGGATCCGGTCGCGTTCCGCGTCGTTGTACGCGTACCACTCCTGCTTCCCCTTCCGCACGCGATAGAGCGGAGGCTGCGCGATGTACACGCGGCCCGACTCGATGAGCGGCTTCATGTGCCGGAAGAAGAAGGTGAGGAGGAGCGTGCGGATGTGCGCGCCGTCGACATCCGCGTCGGTCATGATGATCACGCGCCCATAGCGCGCCTTCTCCGCGTCGAACTCGTCCTCGCCGATCCCGGTCCCGAGGGCGGTGATGATCGTCCGGATTTCCTCGTTCGAGAGGACCTTGTCGAGCCGCGCCTTCTCGACGTTGAGAATCTTCCCCTTGATCGGGAGGATCGCCTGGAACGCGCGGTCGCGCCCTTGCTTCGCGGAGCCGCCGGCCGACTCGCCCTCGACGATGTAGATCTCGCACCGCTCCGGCTCGCGGATCGAGCAGTCGGCGAGCTTTCCCGGAAGGTTGCCGCTTTCGAGCGCGCTCTTCCGGCGGGTCAGCTCGCGCGCTTTGCGCGCCGCCTCGCGGGCCCTCGACGCGGAGATCGACTTCTCGAGAATCCGCCGCGCGATCGATGGGTTCGTCTCGAGCTGCTCGCCGAGCCACTCCCCGACGACCGATTCGACGACGCCGCGAACCTCGCTGTTGCCGAGCTTCGTCTTCGTCTGTCCCTCGAACTGGGGGCCGAGGAGCTTCACGTTCACGACCGCGGTGAGCCCCTCGCGGACGTCTTCCCCGCTGAGCGGCGACGCGCTTCCCTTGATCATTCCCTCTTTGTTGCCGTACGAGTTGAGCGACCGCGTGAGCGCGGTGCGGAAACCGCTGAGGTGCGTGCCCCCCTCGATCGTGTTGATCGAGTTGGCGTACGAGAACACGTTCTCCTGGTACGTCGTGTTGTATTGGATGGCCACCTCGACCGTGACCGTGTCTCTCTCCTTGCTCACGTAGAGCGGATCGTGCAGAACCTCCTTGTTCCGGTTCAGCATCTTGACGTACTCGACCAGCCCGCCCTCGTAGCAGAAGATGTCCTCGGCCCCCTTCCCGCGCTCGTCGGTGATCTGGATCCGAAGTCCCTTGTTCAAGAACGCGAGCTCCCGCATCCGCGGGGCGAGGACGTCGTAGTCGAACTCGATGCTCTCGAAGATCTCCCGGTCGGGGAGGAACGTCGCCTTGGTCCCCGTTCGGTCGGTTTCTCCCACGACCTCCAGGCCGGACGTCGTCTCCCCGCGCTCGTAGGTCTGCCGATAGATCTTTCCGTCCCGATAGATCTCGAGGTGAAACCACTCCGAGAGCGCGTTCACGACCGAGACCCCGACCCCGTGGAGACCGCCCGACACCTTGTAGCTCCGCGAGTCGAACTTGCCGCCCGCGTGGAGCATCGTCATCACGACCTCGGCCGCCGGCTTCTTCTCCGTCGGGTGCTCATCCACCGGAATCCCGCGCCCGTTGTCGACGACCGTGACGGAGTTGTCCTTGTGGACGGTCACCTCGATCGCGTCGCAGAAGCCGCCGAGCGCCTCGTCGATCGAGTTGTCCACGACCTCGTACACGAGGTGATGCAGTCCGCGCTCCCCCGTGCTCCCCACGTACATCGCCGGCCGGAGACGCACCGCCTCCAGCCCCTTGAGCACGGTGATCTTGTCGGCATCGTAGCCGCCGGCGTCGACGCTCTGGTTGTTCGTCTTCCGGTTTCTAGGTTTCGTCTCTTCCATCGCGCCGTCTTCTTCCCGCCGGATGGGCGCCCCATTTGCGCCGCTCGTCGTCCGCGACGAAGAGGATCTCTTCGATCTCGTCGCCCCCGGCTTTTTCGTGCAGCTTGCGGAGGATGTCCTCCTTGAGGAACTGAAGCTCGTGCATCCACGCCGACCCGTTCACGCCGACGAAGAGCGTCTTCCCGCGCACTTCGAGGGGCCACGCCCGCTCCGCGATCTTCGCCCCGACGGTCTCCTCCCAGCCGAGAAGAGCCGCGTGCCGGCGCACGCGATCGTTGAGACCTCGTCGTTCGAGGAGCGAAGCGAGAACCTCTCCGATGGTCATCCACTTACCGCTCAAGGACGAGCGCTCCTTCCTTTTCGAGCGCGAAACGGTCCGCCCCGCGCACGTGCCGGGCGAGCGCCTCCCGGTCGGTGCCGGTCGCGAACACCTGGCCCTCCGCCGCCAGGCGCTCCGCGAGCGCCTCGGAACGGCTCTCGTCGAGTTCGGTGAAGACGTCGTCGAGGAGGAGGATCGGCTCTTCCCTCGTGCGCGCCTTGATGAGACGCGCCGCGGCGATCTTGAGGGCGAGCACGGCGGTTCGATGCTGGCCCCGCGATCCGAACGTTCGGATCGGCTTGCCGTCGAGAAGGATCGAGACATCGTCCCGGTGCGGCCCGATCGACGTCCGCCCCGTGCGGAGATCCGCCGCCCGCCGCTCCCTGAGCGCCGCGAGAAACGCCTCCTCCGAACGCATCTCCGCCTCTTCCGCTCCCGGCACGTAGACGATTGCGAGCTTCTCGCCTCCCCCGAGATCGCAGTATGCTTCCTCCGCGATCGGACCGATCGTGCCGATCGCCTCTTCTCTCATCGCGAAAAGGGGAATGGACCACGAGGCGAGTTGGCGGTCCCACGTGTCCAGGTGCGCGGCCCCGCTCCCGGCGAGCCCGTCGCGCAGAAGGCGCGCGCGTTGCCGGTGCGCGCGGCCGTACTCTTGCAGCGACCGGAGGTAGCGCGCGCTCAGGCTGCACAGCGTGAGGTCGATGTACCGCCGGCGCCCCTCGGGCTCCCCGGCGGTGATCTCCACGTCCTCGGGTGCGACGCAGACGACCCCGCAGCGGCCGATCATCGAGCTCAGGCGCTCCGCCTCCTTGCGATCGACGCTCCCTCTCTTCCCGTTCTCCTCGTCGAACGAGATCGCGAGCGTCGTTCGCGTCCCCTCCCCCCCGCGGAACTCGCCGCTCACGGCGAACGCCCGCGCCCCGAAGCGGACCATCTCCGCGTCTCGCCGCGTGCGATGTGATCGCGTCGTTCCGAGCACGAAGATCGATTCGAGAAGGTTCGTCTTCCCTCTCCCGTTCGGGCCCCAAATCGCGGCGGAGCGTCCGGCGAAATCGACCTCCAGCTCCCGGAAGTTCCTGAAATCGACGAGCCTGAGCCTCTCGAGCGTCACCTCCCGATCGCGCCCCCGCCCGCTTCACTCCGCCAGGCGAAGAGGCATGAGCAAACAGAAGTAGTTCTCATCGGCCTCTTGTTCGACCGGCTCGAAGAGCGCCGCCTTGATCGGTGTGTCCAAGCGAACCTTCACCCGGTCGCCATCGATGTTCCTCAAAATGTCGGTGAGGTAGAGGGCGTTATATCCGACATCCATCTTCTCGTCCGCGTACTCGACCGCGACGTGATCCGTCGCCTCGCCGAGATCCGGGGTGTTCGAGCGGAAGGTCATCGTCTCCTTGTCGATCGTGACTTGGACCTGGTGCGTCAGCGTGTCGGAAAGAATCGCGACACGCCGGCACGCGGTGATCGCCCCCGCGCGCTCCACGACCGCGATCTTGTTGTTGCTTTTCGGGATGACCTGCTCGTAGCGCGGGAAGGGTCCCTCCAGGAGGCGCGAGTAGACCACGGTCTCTCCGAAGGAGAAGACGAGATAGTTGTTGTCGACCGTGATCTCCACGCCCGCCTCGTCCGAATCGCCGAAGAGATGAACCATCTGGCCGAGCGCCTTCGGCGAGACCAAGAACTCCTTCCTCCCCTTGACGGGGAACTTTCCGCTCTTCTCG
The sequence above is drawn from the Candidatus Eisenbacteria bacterium genome and encodes:
- the gyrA gene encoding DNA gyrase subunit A, whose translation is MSQETVLPVRLAKEMKESYLTYAMSVIIQRALPDVRDGLKPSQRRILVAMNDLNLGPGSQHRKCAKIAGDTSGNYHPHGEQVIYPTLVRLAQPFNMRYPLVDGQGNFGSIDGDPPAAMRYTEARMTAPAVFLLEDLEKDTVDFVPNYDETKDEPVVLPGKFPNLLVNGCSGIAVGMATSIPPHNLRETADALVALIEDPDLPDVALLDYVKGPDFPTGGIIHGVEGIRSAYLSGQGRVTVRARTFVETDKKDRERIVITEIPYQVNKSALIEKIASLVREESVEGIADIRDESDRKGMRIVIELKKDAPTRVILNQLFQRSQMQDTFGISLLALVGKKPRVLTLRELLDEFIKHRHEIVRRRTVFDLAKAEARAHILEGLRVAIDHIDAIIELIRSSPDPDTARSGLMERFSLSEKQAQAILDMRLQRLTGLERRKIEEEYLELIKTIENLKGILASEARIREILKQEILEMRERFGDERRTDIIDDIVSFDSEDLIADEDMVITISHAGYSKRLPVGTYRKQHRGGRGVAGAAVKEDDFVEQLFIASTHSYLLCFSDQGRCYWLKAHQVPQAARTARGKAIVNLVRLREGEKITAVVPVREFRDDRFLVLATRLGTIKKTPLSAFGNPRRVGIVAITMEEGDRLIGAKVTDGNREIVLAKAKGKAIRFHEKEVRAMGRAAKGVRGATVDSDDEVIGMVTLERNGSIVVVTEKGFGKRTTIDDYRVTRRGGKGVITVKASARNGLLVGIREVVDSDELMIITRNGIILRLAVSGVSMLGRNTQGVKMINLDEGDEVMAVVPVVREEVEEEGEANGDEGEAGIGAPTENGRPDEGEG
- a CDS encoding DUF721 domain-containing protein → MSGKWMTIGEVLASLLERRGLNDRVRRHAALLGWEETVGAKIAERAWPLEVRGKTLFVGVNGSAWMHELQFLKEDILRKLHEKAGGDEIEEILFVADDERRKWGAHPAGRRRRDGRDET
- a CDS encoding DNA replication/repair protein RecF encodes the protein MTLERLRLVDFRNFRELEVDFAGRSAAIWGPNGRGKTNLLESIFVLGTTRSHRTRRDAEMVRFGARAFAVSGEFRGGEGTRTTLAISFDEENGKRGSVDRKEAERLSSMIGRCGVVCVAPEDVEITAGEPEGRRRYIDLTLCSLSARYLRSLQEYGRAHRQRARLLRDGLAGSGAAHLDTWDRQLASWSIPLFAMREEAIGTIGPIAEEAYCDLGGGEKLAIVYVPGAEEAEMRSEEAFLAALRERRAADLRTGRTSIGPHRDDVSILLDGKPIRTFGSRGQHRTAVLALKIAAARLIKARTREEPILLLDDVFTELDESRSEALAERLAAEGQVFATGTDREALARHVRGADRFALEKEGALVLER
- the dnaN gene encoding DNA polymerase III subunit beta codes for the protein MEFVIDKADLSKTLDLVLHVVPPKTTLPVLSNLLLDAKSDAITVVSTDLDTSIYTTVSGKVEEPGVITVPARRLGEIVRLLPEAPIRIRLEEETRIRIECGETRYAIMGIAEEEFPKVPAIQSKEKISLPAATLRRMIGKTAFAVSKDETRPALNGIFWRIEPLRMEMVATDGYRLAKIEKSGKFPVKGRKEFLVSPKALGQMVHLFGDSDEAGVEITVDNNYLVFSFGETVVYSRLLEGPFPRYEQVIPKSNNKIAVVERAGAITACRRVAILSDTLTHQVQVTIDKETMTFRSNTPDLGEATDHVAVEYADEKMDVGYNALYLTDILRNIDGDRVKVRLDTPIKAALFEPVEQEADENYFCLLMPLRLAE
- the gyrB gene encoding DNA topoisomerase (ATP-hydrolyzing) subunit B, yielding MEETKPRNRKTNNQSVDAGGYDADKITVLKGLEAVRLRPAMYVGSTGERGLHHLVYEVVDNSIDEALGGFCDAIEVTVHKDNSVTVVDNGRGIPVDEHPTEKKPAAEVVMTMLHAGGKFDSRSYKVSGGLHGVGVSVVNALSEWFHLEIYRDGKIYRQTYERGETTSGLEVVGETDRTGTKATFLPDREIFESIEFDYDVLAPRMRELAFLNKGLRIQITDERGKGAEDIFCYEGGLVEYVKMLNRNKEVLHDPLYVSKERDTVTVEVAIQYNTTYQENVFSYANSINTIEGGTHLSGFRTALTRSLNSYGNKEGMIKGSASPLSGEDVREGLTAVVNVKLLGPQFEGQTKTKLGNSEVRGVVESVVGEWLGEQLETNPSIARRILEKSISASRAREAARKARELTRRKSALESGNLPGKLADCSIREPERCEIYIVEGESAGGSAKQGRDRAFQAILPIKGKILNVEKARLDKVLSNEEIRTIITALGTGIGEDEFDAEKARYGRVIIMTDADVDGAHIRTLLLTFFFRHMKPLIESGRVYIAQPPLYRVRKGKQEWYAYNDAERDRILAGLEGRKGAAVQRYKGLGEMNPEQLWSTTMNPENRTLLRVTLEDAAEADHIFTVLMGEEVEPRRAFIEENAASVANLDI